A genomic stretch from Malus domestica chromosome 15, GDT2T_hap1 includes:
- the LOC103417352 gene encoding stress enhanced protein 2, chloroplastic, whose amino-acid sequence MATAARVIRCELRKFQSPAVRGVEPIAPVQIPKPAASDPKSAKIVLQPRLCTLRSYGSDLVRVMKTKDETTSPFFATLSEYIESSKKSQDFEILSGRLAMVVFAATVSVEVVTGNSLFRKVEVEGIAEAAGVCLAAVTCAAVCAWLTSARTRVGRIFSLSCNTLIDSLIDQIVDGLFYDDPTDLP is encoded by the coding sequence ATGGCGACGGCTGCGCGCGTTATTCGCTGCGAGCTGAGGAAGTTCCAAAGCCCCGCGGTCCGCGGCGTCGAACCGATTGCTCCGGTTCAGATTCCGAAACCGGCGGCTTCAGATCCGAAGAGCGCGAAGATCGTGCTTCAGCCTCGGCTCTGCACTCTGAGATCGTACGGCTCGGATCTGGTCAGGGTGATGAAGACGAAGGACGAAACGACGTCGCCGTTCTTCGCGACGTTGTCGGAGTACATCGAGAGCTCGAAGAAGAGCCAGGATTTCGAGATTCTGTCGGGTCGGCTGGCGATGGTGGTTTTCGCGGCGACGGTGTCGGTGGAGGTGGTGACTGGGAACTCGTTGTTTAGGAAAGTGGAGGTGGAGGGGATTGCGGAGGCGGCGGGGGTGTGTTTGGCTGCGGTGACGTGTGCGGCGGTTTGTGCATGGCTCACCAGTGCCCGAACCCGAGTGGGTCGGATCTTTAGTTTGAGCTGCAACACGTTAATTGACTCGCTCATTGACCAGATTGTGGATGGCTTATTTTACGATGATCCCACCGACCTACCGTAG